One window of the Pseudomonadota bacterium genome contains the following:
- the pyrE gene encoding orotate phosphoribosyltransferase codes for METLEPTQKVLHYLAHHAYQRRRPSEPPFLLASGETSKEYLDCRLALSHGACLVALGRLVAAALRPEVQAVGGLTLGADPVAISAAASSASAGRGLKWFTVRKEAKGYGQGKRLEGDVRAGTVVCVVDDVVTTGGSTIRAIACCREAELRVAQVLVLVDRQERGGMDAIRQAVGQTVPVTALFRKAQVVEAWASGSPG; via the coding sequence ATGGAGACGCTCGAGCCAACGCAAAAGGTGCTGCACTACCTGGCGCACCACGCCTATCAGCGCAGGCGACCCTCGGAGCCGCCGTTCTTGCTCGCCTCCGGTGAAACGAGCAAAGAATATCTCGACTGCAGGCTCGCCTTGAGTCATGGAGCCTGCCTGGTGGCCCTGGGGCGTTTGGTTGCAGCAGCGCTTCGCCCTGAAGTGCAAGCCGTGGGAGGCTTGACGCTGGGAGCCGATCCGGTGGCGATCTCGGCCGCGGCGAGCTCGGCGTCGGCGGGTCGCGGCCTGAAGTGGTTCACGGTGCGTAAGGAGGCCAAGGGTTACGGGCAAGGCAAGCGACTCGAAGGGGATGTCCGCGCGGGAACGGTCGTGTGCGTCGTGGACGATGTCGTGACCACAGGTGGTTCGACGATTCGCGCGATCGCATGCTGCCGGGAAGCCGAGCTCAGGGTGGCGCAGGTCCTCGTGCTCGTCGATCGCCAGGAGCGAGGCGGTATGGATGCCATCCGGCAAGCCGTGGGGCAGACCGTGCCTGTCACGGCGCTCTTTCGCAAGGCTCAAGTCGTCGAGGCCTGGGCTTCGGGGAGTCCTGGTTAG
- a CDS encoding response regulator, with translation MSSAGCVVVVDDDPVVTRMLELALRAADLEVVTTNRSFGVLNLIASTKPEVVIMDLMMPGLDGAELTDLIRRDPDTAGAVVIMYSAADESTLEQRGRQCGADAWLPKTTRPSALVSEVMRWISLGRG, from the coding sequence ATGAGTAGTGCTGGCTGCGTGGTCGTGGTCGACGACGATCCCGTCGTGACACGGATGCTCGAGCTCGCGCTGCGGGCCGCTGACCTGGAGGTCGTCACGACCAATCGCTCCTTCGGCGTCCTGAACCTGATCGCGTCCACCAAGCCCGAGGTGGTGATCATGGACCTCATGATGCCGGGGCTGGACGGTGCGGAGCTCACGGACCTCATTCGCAGGGATCCCGATACTGCGGGAGCTGTCGTCATCATGTATTCGGCCGCAGACGAAAGCACACTCGAGCAGCGGGGGCGTCAGTGCGGTGCGGACGCGTGGCTGCCGAAGACCACGCGCCCCAGCGCTCTCGTCAGCGAGGTCATGCGCTGGATCTCGTTGGGGCGAGGCTAA